A window of the Penaeus monodon isolate SGIC_2016 chromosome 11, NSTDA_Pmon_1, whole genome shotgun sequence genome harbors these coding sequences:
- the LOC119578750 gene encoding uncharacterized protein LOC119578750, whose amino-acid sequence MGGEGGGGDVQAFQQEGQEPQGGLRATAAATADIPPTTAAVRPAVSADIWTATGGRAQRLRHPEPAQPVLVSRPAAHQPLQRRVHAGGGAADVPAVQSGPVLRASFPVLPLALPGTRRRYSGAKEVKRPSGLRWLWPLDLRLV is encoded by the exons atgggcggcgagggcggcggcggcgatgtCCAGGCCTTCCAGCAGGAGGGCCAGGAGCCGCAAGGGGGGCTTcgtgcaacagcagcagcaacagcagacaTACCTCCAACAACAGCAGCAGTTCGGCCAGCAGTCTCAGCAGATATATGGACAGCAACAG GCGGCCGAGCCCAGCGACTACGCCACCCAGAACCCGCACAACCCGTTCTCGTCAGCCGCCCCGCCGCCCACCAACCCCTTCAGCGCCGGGTTCACGCAGGAGGCGGTGCAGCCGACGTCCCAGCAGTACAGTCAGGGCCAGTACTAAGAGCCTCCTTCCCGGTTCTGCCCTTGGCTCTGCCGGGGACGCGCCGCCGGTACTCAGGAGCCAAGGAGGTCAAGCGGCCATCGGGTCTTCGCTGGCTCTGGCCGCTTGACCTCCGCCTGGTCTAG
- the LOC119578352 gene encoding homeobox protein 2-like, translated as MRSHIALTERTALLVLLSWSWCFVRADHLPRRPPLGPMAQVGGRAYEYMALDSYANPVSEDYCPPAPPSGGKFSVFGFLSMMVSISVTVTNILNAISNNNNNNNNDNNDNNNNDNNNNNNDLNENGGGMQDQSNAVPVRINQVGQNNANADLGAEGSPVLTGARPTPSNPNTISFAGKNIDFARNQTTGGSSTYNALTRPNNASVFGLSPSSIETPNRMNRNTQPHFIHRRPKSALNEASCLCRAGRGAAEGIAGAWWEGCLAKVACDEEDDDEGRRGFDLLASRVTKLVTRVFTRRLLNEGKGVRTSSPPLPCSSLPCLPLALLRPFL; from the exons ATGCGTAGCCATATTGCACTTACGGAGAGAACTGCACTTCTTGTCCTCCTGTCGTGGTCGTGGTGCTTCGTCAGGGCCGACCACCTTCCCCGACGTCCTCCCTTGGGCCCGATGGCGCAAGTAGGAGGTCGCGCCTACGAGTACATGGCGCTGGACTCCTACGCAAACCCTGTGAGCGAGGATTACTGCCCTCCCGCGCCACCTTCAGGAGGGAAATTCTCCGTATTCGGGTTCCTCAGCATGATGGTATCGATCAGCGTCACGGTCACCAACATCCTGAACgccatcagcaacaacaacaataacaataacaacgataacaatgataacaataacaacgacaataacaataacaataacgacctCAATGAGAACGGCGGAGGGATGCAGGATCAGAGTAACGCGGTCCCCGTCAGGATCAACCAGGTAGGTCAGAACAACGCCAATGCTGACCTGGGGGCAGAGGGATCACCTGTGCTGACCGGCGCCCGTCCCACGCCCTCGAACCCCAACACTATCTCCTTCGCCGGGAAAAACATCGATTTTGCCAGAAACCAAACGACCGGCGGTAGTTCCACATACAATGCTCTAACACGTCCTAACAACGCTAGTGTCTTCGGCCTCTCCCCGTCCTCTATAGAAACCCCAAACCGGATGAACCGAAACACTCAACCGCACTTCATTCACCGCCGACCCAAAAGCGCTCTAAATGAAGCATCGTGTTTATGCCGAGCCGGTCGTGGGGCAGCAGAGGGCATCGCGGGCGCCTGGTGGGAAGGCTGCCTCGCCAAAGTTGCCTGCGACGAGGAGGATGACGACGAAGGGCGGCGCGGCTTCGATCTTCTTGCCTCCAGAGTTACTAA GTTAGTGACACGTGTCTTCACTAGACGTCTACTTAACGAAGGAAAAGGTGTGCGGACGTCATCCCCTCCGCTGCCCTGTTCGTCCCTCCCTTGTTTACCTTTGGCACTTTTGAGGCCTTTCctctag
- the LOC119578353 gene encoding probable serine/threonine-protein kinase DDB_G0272282, translating into MDVSKFSLITMLLLASATASEAMAPPWSDSLQRRGPLVSREEYGPAAGPRLGMARANDVPGGASVGEDHAHAHSVRGLTERAATESDRKDKGGGERSRSKRYFPTGFLGSPPAATSQTPLMVAQANNQDYHYMPLQDDGTVYVLDPCPAPSPPSGGGGSNVFALLTFSVVTANVLINAVANVNSNNNNNNNNDNNNNDNINNENVSSNLDSNTNDNTIMGRALASNASLPDASASCACSRRRRRTPSELPERLQAPQWLMSCVPRSGVRVLPLGCLFLRPRLRRGEGYRVDVELDRTPATPQGRAKGGASSRFFWCVLRTTLPVLRSWPVKIDR; encoded by the exons ATGGACGTGTCGAAGTTTTCATTAATCACCATGCTGCTTCTGGCTTCTGCAACTGCTAGCGAGGCGATGGCTCCTCCGTGGTCCGACTCGCTACAACGGAGGGGCCCTTTGGTTTCCAGAGAAGAGTATGGCCCTGCGGCAGGTCCTAGACTGGGGATGGCACGTGCAAATGATGTGCCTGGTGGAGCGAGTGTCGGGGAAGACCACGCCCACGCACACTCAGTCCGAGGGTTGACGGAGCGGGCGGCGACGGAGAGCGACCGCAAGGACAAGGGCGGCGGAGAACGAAGCCGATCGAAGAGGTACTTCCCGACGGGGTTCCTGGGCTCGCCGCCGGCCGCCACCTCGCAGACGCCCCTGATGGTCGCCCAAGCCAACAACCAGGACTACCACTACATGCCGCTCCAGGACGACGGGACGGTCTACGTGCTGGACCCTTGCCCCGCGCCCTCGCCTCCGTCGGGGGGCGGCGGCAGCAACGTCTTCGCTCTCCTGACCTTCAGCGTCGTCACGGCCAACGTCCTGATAAACGCCGTGGCCAACgtcaacagtaacaacaacaacaacaacaacaacgacaataataacaacgacaacatcaACAACGAGAACGTGAGCAGCAACCTCGACTCCAACACCAACGACAACACCATCATGGGTCGCGCCCTCGCCTCGAACGCCTCGCTCCCCGACGCCTCTGCCTCATGCGCATGCTCTCGGAGGCGCCGAAGGACACCGTCGGAACTCCCCGAGAGGCTGCAGGCGCCGCAGTGGCTCATGTCTTGCGTGCCGCGTTCTGGTGTGCGAGTCCTACCGCTCGGCTGCCTTTTCCTCCGGCCTCGCCTCCGTCGCGGGGAAGGTTACCGG GTTGACGTCGAGCTTGATAGGACTCCAGCAACTCCCCAAGGACGAGCTAAAGGAGGCGCAAGTTCGAGGTTCTTCTGGTGCGTCCTGCGAACTACACTACCCGTGCTCCGCTCTTGGCccgtgaagatagatagatag